TATTTATGGCTTTGACAATTATAGTTTTTTCATCTATTGGAATTGCTGGAAATCTTTTAAGTGCAAAGTTAATACAAAAGCCAAGTATCGTAAAGTATATGAATATTATGACTTCATTTGTTTTAGGTGGATTGGCTGTAAAGTTAGCTTTATCACAAAGGTAGGTTTAAAAAACCCACCCACCTTGAAAAAGAACTCTACTGTTTCTATTAGGCTCACTAGTAACAGGAGCACTATTAGCATTCCAAGCAACTTGAACTTGACCAAAGAAGTCTTTATATGAAGCATAATATCCAACACCAACATCTTGTAAAGATTTAGCTTCAAAGCCTACATTATTATTTGCCATAAATGCTCTTCCTCTATCATAGAAGATTCCAACACTACTTGATAAAGCATTTATATCAGGCAATCTATATTTTCCTTCTATATTAAATATATATCCATTCTCAGCACTAACTTCACTAGTAGGATATAACTTAACCCCATAAGCTCCCCCAATAGATAAATCTTCACTTCCATCTAGGTTTTTATGTGCTAGGGCATATTGTAAGTTTAATGAAGTATCTAATGAGATTTTAGAAGTAAAGTTTATACTATGTGATAAATCCAAATTAACTTTAGAATAATTACCATTTGTATTAGCTCCATTTTCATCATCTACTCTTTTAGCATTATCATCAAAGCTTAACTTCCCATAGGTATAATTAAAACTAACTTTTGAAGTTGATGGAAGATTAAAGGCTAAATAACTCTTATCATAGTCTAATCCTAAGCTTAAAGATTTAACATCTTTTTTTGTTGTATCATCTTGAGAATTAATTTCATCTTTTAAATTCTTTTTAGCAATATCTAATGAAGCTTTTAAATTCTCCATTCTTGTTCGTATAATTGGATATGTTAATGTTGCATCTAAAGCTGTAGAGTTACCCTTTGCATCAAGACTTGAATATTTATCTCCTAAGGTATAAGTTGTTTTAGAATAACTTAGTTCTCCTCTTAGTCCATTTGACATCAAAGGAGCTGAATATGCTACTCTACCATTTTTTAAATCAGTTTTATTACTTAATAAACCGTTTAAAATGTATCTTTCCTTTTACTGCTTTTATACTTCCTTCATTTGTTACTTTTTTTCCAGCTAAAACTGCATAGGCTTCATTTGAGATATTTATTGTCCCTAAGTTTATAACTGAGTTTGAAGAAGAGTTTTTAAAGTTATAGTTTCCTATATTAAAATCATTATCAGAAAGTTTTGCTGTAGTTGCTAATAGACCTGCTGTATTAATACTAGCATTTTTACCAAATAAAACACCATTTGAGTTTAAAATCCAAACTTGACCATTGGCATTAAGTGCTCCATTGATAACAGATCTTTCATTTCCTATTACTCTGTTTAATGTAATTGAACTTGCATTTGGTTGATTGAAGTTTACTGTTTCATTTTGTGCAATGTTAAATTTATTCCAATTAATAGTTGCTTTATGGGTGGATTGGTTTATGTTTGTGGTATTTCCATTTTGGGAAATATTTGCAGTTCCACTTGTAACTACTCCTCCGCTAGGTGCAGCATAAGAGATAGTAACTCCAGCTAATAGAGCTGATACTACCATACTTATCTTTCTTATAAATCTTGATCTATATTCAAGAAGTTGATTCATTCTTATTTCCTATATATCTTTTTATACATAAATTATAAAACATGGAAATTAGAATGGCGTTAGAAAATGGTTTTTTTATTAATCTTTTAGGATATAGCCTATATTTATACTATTGTCTATATGTAAGTTTGGTAGTTTTTTTCTTATTCTATATACAAGTTCTCTTAAGGAATTAAATTTTATAGATGCCTCCACATTCCATAAGTGATTTATTAAGATTTCAGGAGAGATATAGGTGTTTTTATTTTGAAGTAATAACTCAAAACATTTTAATTCATTTTTTGTAAGTTTTATTAACTCATTATTCTCTTCTACTGTTTTATTTATAATATGATATTTATAAGTGGCTATTGTTATATAATCATTATTTTCTTCTATTTCAGTATTTGTTTCACAAACCATCAAAATAGCTTCCAAATCCTCTTTTGATACGGGCTTAATAAGATATCCATTGGGTTTTGAAAGTTTTGCCATTTGTAAAATTTGGCTATCTTTATATGAAGTAATAAATACAATTTTTATGGTTTTGTTTATTTCTCTTAGTCTTTTGGCTATTTGTGTACCATCTAATGCTCCCTTTAGTAAAATATCCATAAAAACTAAATCAATATTTTCTTTTTCAATAAATTCAAAAAAACCTAAATAACTATTAAATGTAGCTTTTACTGTATGTCCTCTTTTCTCTAAGGAGTCTTTTAAAAACATCATCATAATTGCTTCATCTTCTAAAATAATAATATTCAAACGCTAATCTCTTTCTTTATTCTTCTGCTTTTTATAATATATATTCATAACTTAAAACAGTATAATACTTATTTTATTATTATATTACACATAAAATACGAGAAAGGTTTATTTTGAGACTATACTATTTAATTATTTTACTTGTTAGTTTTTCTTCTGTTTTTGCAACAGAAATTGATTTATCAAATAAAAATTTAACTTATGAAGGTAAAAAGATGAGTTATTTTGAAGATAAAGACTCATCTTATACTATAAATAAAATAAAAGAGCTAAATAATAAAAGCTTTACAAAACAAGAAAAAGAAGTTTTTCTTAGGTTTTTTACTGACTCTACTTATTGGTTTAAATTCGATGCACTTAATAAAACAAATAATAACTTAAAAAGATATTTTGTATTTGATACACCTTGGATAGATTCTATTAATATTTATATATATGATAACCAAAATAGATTGACAACTTATAAATTGGGTACCTTATTACCTTTTAAAGAGAGATCAATGAAGATTAATCTTCTAAATCAAGCCCATAACTTCTCTAAAGGTAAATCAACTGTATATTTACAAATAAAAACAAGAGATCCTTTTATAGTACCTTTTTCAATTTTAAGTGAAAAGAACTTTTATAAAAAAATAATGAATATGGATTTGATAGTAATAAGTACTTATAGTATTGTTTTTGCTATTTTTATTTTTAATATTTTAATATTTATTATTGCAAGATATAAGCCTTATTTTTATTATTCATTATATTTATTATCATATCTTTTGATGAGTTTAAGTTATGATAGCCATACTTTTAAATATATATTCTACGACTACCCAAATATTCAAAACTGGATGCAATCTCTTACTATACTTTTCTATTTGGTTTTTAGTTTACTTTTTGCTAAATCATTTTTAGAGTTAAAAGATAATTTTCCTAAAATAAATACTTATACAAACTATATTTTGATTGGACATATTGGAATATGTATTCTTGCTTCTATTTTAGGATATAAATATACTATTTTTTATGCCTCTTGTATTACTCCATTATTTAGTATCTATATGTTATTTTTAGGAGTTTACTCTTATTTAAAGGGAAATAAAAAAGCAGTATTCTTTACTTTAGCAACTATTTTTGGCTGTACTGGTGCCTTTTTAACAGCTTCAATTGCAGCTTCTATGATTGATTATAATTGGTACTTGTTTAAAGGAGTGGATATTGGAGTAAGTATAGACTCTATTCTTTTTTCTATTGCTTTAGCATATAGATATACTTCCTTGAACCTTATTTTAGAAAATACTAAAAAAGAAGTAACTCTACTAAATAAAAACTTAGAGAAAAAAGTTGAAGAGAGAACAAAAGAGTTAGATATACAAGTAAAAAATAAAACAGTATTATTAAAAGAGTTATCACATAGAATTAAAAACAATTTGCAAATAATAAGTGCCTTGTTATCTATGGATAAGGACAAATTAGAGAATGAAAAAGATAAAGATATTTTGGATGAAAATATAAAAAGAATCAAATCAATATCTATCTTATATGAAAACTTCTTAGAAATAAAAAATCCAAATAAAATTGAGTTAAAAAAGTATATTGAAAAAATCATATCTGAGATCAAAAATAGTTACTCTTCTTTAGATATTCAATATGATTTAGATATTCACAAAATCTTGTTAAACCAAAATAGCCTAATCCCAATAGGGCTTGTAATGAATGAGCTAATCTTAAATAGTGTTAAATATGCTTTTAAACAAACTCCTAATCCAAAAATTAGTATCTATTTTTCTAAAGATGATAAAAATATAAATTTTATGTATAAAGATAATGGTATTGGAGCAAATATTGATGAAGTGGAGAGTGGGTTTGGATTTAGTCTTATGAAAACTCTTATCTCTTTTCAATTAAATGGGAAACTTGATTGTAAAAATAATGATGGATTGGAATATAAGATTATTTTACCAGCTGACTCATAAGAAAGGCAAGTTAGATTGATTATCTAATTTGTCCATTTCCATAAACTTTAAATTTAAAAGTTGTGAGGTCATTAATTCCCATTGGTCCTCTTGAGTGAAGTTTATTTGTTGAAATCCCAACTTCAGCACCAAGTCCAAAAGCACCACCATCTGTAAATCTTGTACTTGCATTTGCATATACACAAGCAGAATCAACCTCATCTAAAAACTTATTTATACTGCTATAGTTTTCACTTATTATTGCTTCTGAGTGACCTGAACCATGTTTTGCAATATGTGCTATTGCATCATCTATATTTTTTACAACTTTGATAGATAAGATATTTGCTAAATATTCTGTATCATAGTCATTTTCACTTGCAGAATGAATATCTATATAATTTCTAGTGATACTACAACCTCTCAGTTCCGTACCATTTTTCATAAAGGCTTCATGTAATGGAGGCAAAATATATGCTGCTACATCTTTATGAATAAGAAGTGTTTCTAAAGCATTACAAGCACTTGGTCTTGAGCATTTTGCATTTATAGATATTGCTATTGCTTTTTCATGATTTGCATCTTTATCAATATATGTATGGCAAACTCCCTTATCATGTTTTACAACAGGAACAGTGGCATTTTCACTTACATATTTTATTAAAGCTTCTCCACCTCTTGGGACTATTAAGTCCACATATTTGTCTTGTTTTATTAAAAAAGCTACTCCTTCTCTTGAAGAGTCAGGAAGTAAAGAAATAGCATTTTGTGGAAGACCATTATCATCTAATACTTTTCTTAAAATTGTTGCTATTGCTTTATTTGAGTTTTCAGCTTCT
This portion of the Arcobacter nitrofigilis DSM 7299 genome encodes:
- a CDS encoding ShlB/FhaC/HecB family hemolysin secretion/activation protein, with amino-acid sequence MLNGLLSNKTDLKNGRVAYSAPLMSNGLRGELSYSKTTYTLGDKYSSLDAKGNSTALDATLTYPIIRTRMENLKASLDIAKKNLKDEINSQDDTTKKDVKSLSLGLDYDKSYLAFNLPSTSKVSFNYTYGKLSFDDNAKRVDDENGANTNGNYSKVNLDLSHSINFTSKISLDTSLNLQYALAHKNLDGSEDLSIGGAYGVKLYPTSEVSAENGYIFNIEGKYRLPDINALSSSVGIFYDRGRAFMANNNVGFEAKSLQDVGVGYYASYKDFFGQVQVAWNANSAPVTSEPNRNSRVLFQGGWVF
- a CDS encoding filamentous hemagglutinin N-terminal domain-containing protein, producing the protein MNQLLEYRSRFIRKISMVVSALLAGVTISYAAPSGGVVTSGTANISQNGNTTNINQSTHKATINWNKFNIAQNETVNFNQPNASSITLNRVIGNERSVINGALNANGQVWILNSNGVLFGKNASINTAGLLATTAKLSDNDFNIGNYNFKNSSSNSVINLGTINISNEAYAVLAGKKVTNEGSIKAVKGKIHFKRFIK
- a CDS encoding response regulator, which encodes MNIIILEDEAIMMMFLKDSLEKRGHTVKATFNSYLGFFEFIEKENIDLVFMDILLKGALDGTQIAKRLREINKTIKIVFITSYKDSQILQMAKLSKPNGYLIKPVSKEDLEAILMVCETNTEIEENNDYITIATYKYHIINKTVEENNELIKLTKNELKCFELLLQNKNTYISPEILINHLWNVEASIKFNSLRELVYRIRKKLPNLHIDNSINIGYILKD
- a CDS encoding 7TM diverse intracellular signaling domain-containing protein: MRLYYLIILLVSFSSVFATEIDLSNKNLTYEGKKMSYFEDKDSSYTINKIKELNNKSFTKQEKEVFLRFFTDSTYWFKFDALNKTNNNLKRYFVFDTPWIDSINIYIYDNQNRLTTYKLGTLLPFKERSMKINLLNQAHNFSKGKSTVYLQIKTRDPFIVPFSILSEKNFYKKIMNMDLIVISTYSIVFAIFIFNILIFIIARYKPYFYYSLYLLSYLLMSLSYDSHTFKYIFYDYPNIQNWMQSLTILFYLVFSLLFAKSFLELKDNFPKINTYTNYILIGHIGICILASILGYKYTIFYASCITPLFSIYMLFLGVYSYLKGNKKAVFFTLATIFGCTGAFLTASIAASMIDYNWYLFKGVDIGVSIDSILFSIALAYRYTSLNLILENTKKEVTLLNKNLEKKVEERTKELDIQVKNKTVLLKELSHRIKNNLQIISALLSMDKDKLENEKDKDILDENIKRIKSISILYENFLEIKNPNKIELKKYIEKIISEIKNSYSSLDIQYDLDIHKILLNQNSLIPIGLVMNELILNSVKYAFKQTPNPKISIYFSKDDKNINFMYKDNGIGANIDEVESGFGFSLMKTLISFQLNGKLDCKNNDGLEYKIILPADS
- a CDS encoding glutamate-5-semialdehyde dehydrogenase is translated as MQQFLIEAKKTSRHISTLSGEVKNKVLNQMAEAIIEHCDYIINHNEKDMENARVNNLDAALMDRLLLTGDRVMDMAKAIKEIAALKEPVGRTLDGWVTEDGLNIQKVSIPIGVIGIIYESRPNVTSDTAALCFKSGNVCVLKGGKEAENSNKAIATILRKVLDDNGLPQNAISLLPDSSREGVAFLIKQDKYVDLIVPRGGEALIKYVSENATVPVVKHDKGVCHTYIDKDANHEKAIAISINAKCSRPSACNALETLLIHKDVAAYILPPLHEAFMKNGTELRGCSITRNYIDIHSASENDYDTEYLANILSIKVVKNIDDAIAHIAKHGSGHSEAIISENYSSINKFLDEVDSACVYANASTRFTDGGAFGLGAEVGISTNKLHSRGPMGINDLTTFKFKVYGNGQIR